Part of the Devosia sp. SL43 genome, CATCGGGCTATGTCTCCATCCGGTTCGGCCTCAAGGGTCCGAACCACTCGGTGGTGACGGCCTGTTCGACCGGTGCGCATGCCATTGGCGATGCGGCCCGGTTGATTGCCATGGGCGACGCCGACGTGATGGTGGCGGGCGGCGCCGAAAGCTGCGTCAACCGCCTGGCCTTGGCCGGCTTTGCCGCCGCTCGTGCGCTCTCGACCAATTTCAACGACAATCCCGAAGCTGCCTCGCGCCCCTACGATAAGGACCGCGACGGTTTCGTCATGGGCGAGGGTGCCGGCATCGTCGTCCTCGAAGACTACGAACGCGCCAAGGCGCGCGGCGCCAAGATTTATGGCGAAGTGATCGGCTACGGCCTCTCTGGCGATGCCTATCACATCACCGCGCCCTCGCCGGATGGCGATGGCGGTTTCCGCGCCATGAGTGCAGCCATCAAGCGCGCCGGCATTGCCGCATCCGACATCGACTACATCAACGCTCACGGCACCTCGACGCCTCTGGGCGACGAGATCGAGCTGGGCGCCGTGACCCGTGTGCTCGGTGATTCTGCTCCGGGTGCAGTGATGAGTTCTACGAAGTCCGCTGTCGGTCACCTTCTGGGTGCTGCCGGCTCGGTCGAAGCCATCTTCTGCCTCCTCGCCATGCGCGACAATATCGCTCCGCCGACCCTCAATCTCGACAATCCTTCGGTCGAAACGGTGATCAATCTGGTGCCCAAGAAGGCATTCAAGAAGGAGATCAACGTGGCGCTCTCCAATAGCTTCGGCTTTGGCGGCACCAACGCGACGCTGGTCATGCGCAAGGTCGGCTGATTTTTCCACGATTTGAAGGGGCACATCGCGCCACAGCGTGATGTGCCTCTTGTTTTTGTCCCATAGCGTTGCGAACAATGCCGCGGTGCTTCGTGCCGAAGTGAAAAGATCCGGCGCCGACCCCTGGCGATCGGGCATCGAGGGTGAACAGCAAGATGAATGATCGTAAGCCCCGGCGCCAACGCCGCCGCTCTGGCAATGCCTTCGTCGACATCCTCAATGGCCTGCTGACGCTGCTGGTGCTCGGCCTTGTCGTCCTTGGCGGCGGCTTCCTGTACGTCGCCTCGCAATATTATGGCGATGGCCCCGCCGCCGAGCCCAAGACCTTCCGCGTCGAATCCGGCAACTCGCTCAGCACCACGGCCAACCGTCTCGAAGAGCAGGGGCTGATCTCCAATTCGCTGATCTTCAGCCAGTTCGGCGGCCGCGTCGAACGCAACGTCGTCATCAAGGCGGGTGATTTCAACATTCCGGCCGGCGCCAGCATGGCCGATATCCTCAAGGAACTCACCGAGGGTGACCCGATCCGCTATGCGGTGACTATCCCCGAAGGCTGGACATCCTGGGAAGTCATTCAGCGCCTCAACGGCACCAGCGATCTGACCGGCGAAGTCTCCAGCCTGCCGGCCGAA contains:
- the fabF gene encoding beta-ketoacyl-ACP synthase II, translated to MRRVVVTGLGLVTPLGCGVEATWANILTGKSGAVRISDFQVDDIACQIAHRLPLGDAADGRYNPDEWMDTKEQRKVDPFIVYAMAASKQAIDDAGVEPKTQQEQERIGVLIGSGIGGVGGIYDASVTLHEKGPRRISPFFIPGRLINLASGYVSIRFGLKGPNHSVVTACSTGAHAIGDAARLIAMGDADVMVAGGAESCVNRLALAGFAAARALSTNFNDNPEAASRPYDKDRDGFVMGEGAGIVVLEDYERAKARGAKIYGEVIGYGLSGDAYHITAPSPDGDGGFRAMSAAIKRAGIAASDIDYINAHGTSTPLGDEIELGAVTRVLGDSAPGAVMSSTKSAVGHLLGAAGSVEAIFCLLAMRDNIAPPTLNLDNPSVETVINLVPKKAFKKEINVALSNSFGFGGTNATLVMRKVG